In Solimonas sp. K1W22B-7, the DNA window GCAGCAAAGGACGCTCCGTGACACTGGCCACCATCATCAGCTTCTCCGACTTCGGCATCCTGGTCGAAAGCGCATTCCAGGCGGAGACCCCGGTCGTCTCCTCTTCCGAATCCGACCTGGGGGAAGCGCTGCAGCGCTTCGCGAATCCGGCGGAGATCCAGGCCAAGGCGGCGGCCTGCGCAGCGGCGGGTGTCCACAACTATGCCTTCGGCCTGTGGTATCCCTCGATGAAGGGCCCGGTGCACGAGCGCAAGGTCATTCTGGATCCGCCGCGCGAAGGCAAGACCTTCCGCCACTCACTGGCGGGCTGGGGCATCATCCACCTGCACCTGTATTTCACGCCCCACAACGGACTGCAGTGCCGGGTGCTGGTCAACTCGAAGGACCGCGCCCTGTCACGCCAGGAGCGCCACCCCGAGCTGGGCCCGGTATCGGAGTGGGATTGGGGCGTGGTGGAGGCCTATGCATTCCGGCTCTCCCGCAGGCTCGCATCCATGGGGCCCACGGCGCCCGTGGCCCAGCCAGCGGCCCCGGCACCGGCTACCGGGCCGCGCGATTCGCCTTTGTACAAGAAGAAAAAGTAGACGGCCGCTTCCATGTCCCGGAACCGTCCCGTGCAATGCTCAGATCGCAGGTACGACAACCCACTGCTGGCGGAAAATGAGTTAGCGACTTAGTTCGGACAAGGGAATGGCCTCATCCGCGATCCTTCCCGGGTCGACCCTCAAGCCGCCGCCGATGGCGCGCCGCGCGAACAGATGATCCTGCGGCCGGTTGAGGCTGTCGGCCGCGATCATCCGCCCGGCAAGGAAGTAGAAGACCGTGAACGCCCCGAATGCGGGATCGCCGCGCAAGACCAGGTGGTCGTGTGGCGCCGAGATACCAGCGATCTGCAGCTTGACGTCGTATTGGTCCGACCAGAACCAGGGCAAGGCCCGATAAGGCTTCGTCGCCGCACCGCACAGCGTCGCGGCCGCCGTTCGCGCTTGGTCCGCCGCGTTCTGCACCGACTCCAGCCGCAGGCGCGTACCGGTCCAGACACTCGGATGATTCGCGCAGTCGCCGGCGGCCACAATGCGCGGATCGGAGCTGCGAGCGCATTCGTCGACGACGATGCCGTCCCTCACCTCGAGCCCGGCGACCTCGGCCAGCGCCGTGTTCGGCAGCAGGCCGATGCCGACGAGAACCAGGTCGGCGGCCAGACGCGTGCCATCGGCCAGCACCACCGCACTCACCTGCGGCATGCCTTCCAGTCCGACCACCTGCACGTTCTTGCGCAGCGTCACGCCGGCGGCGCCATGCAACTTCTCGAAGAAATCCGATACCGCGGGAATGGTAACGCGGGACAGCAGCCGATCCTGCGCTTCCAGCACCGTCACCTGCAGGCCGGCGCGCACCGCAGTCGCCGCCACCTCCAGTCCGATGAATCCGCCGCCGATGACCACCAGACGCTTGCCGGCGGACCAGTAGTCGCGCATCCGCCGCACGTCGTCGATCGTCCGCAGCGAAAAGACATTGTCCGCTCGTGCCTCGGGCCATGGCAGTGCACGATTGCGTCCGCCAGTCGCGATCGCCATGCGGTCGTAGGCAATGGACGACCCGTCCTCAAGCTGCAAGGTTCTGTTCCGGCGATCGATGCCGCTTGCCCGAACACCGCCGCGGAAATCGATCCCGGCCTCCCGCAGCCGCTGCCCCGACACCAGACTGAGCCGCTCCTCAGGCAGTTCGCCGGCGAGATAGGCCTTCGACAGCGGCGGGCGCTGATACGGCATGTGAGTCTCGTCGCCGATCAGCGTGATGCGGCCGCCGAAGCGCAGCTTGCGCAGCTCCGTGGCAATCCCGCATCCGGCCTGTCCCGCTCCGACAACGACGATATGTTCCGCGTTCATGGAGCGGAGCTCCGCTACGCCCCCTGCGGCCGCATGGGCCAGGCCTTCGTACTCCGTCGTCGCGGCGATCGTCACGCGCTGCTCCCAATCGCTCAGGAAACGCGGCGCGAAACGCCAGCCCAGTACGGCTCGCGCAGCCGGGCCTTGAGAATCTTGCCGGCACCGTTGCGCGGAATCGCATCGACCCGGCTGATCGACCGAGGGACCTTGAATCCGCCGAGATGACGCCGGCAATGCTCCATCAGCTGCTCCTCGTCGAGTTCCTCGCCGGCGCAGACGACGATGGCCTTCACCGCCTCGCCCCAGCGCTCGTCGGGAACGCCGATCACCGCCGCGTCGGCTACCTGCGGGAAGCACAGCAGCACCTCTTCCACCTCGGTCGAGGCCACGTTCTCGCCCCCGGACACGATGATGTCCTTCAAGCGGTCGACGATGTGCAGGTAGCCGCTGCCGTCGAGATACCCGGCGTCGCCGGTGAACAGGAAGCCTTCGCGCAGGGCTTCCTGCGTGGCGTCTGCGCGCTTCCAGTAGCCCGCCATCACCTGCGGGGCACGCACGCAGATTTCGCCGACCTGGCCGCGGCCGAGTTCCATGCCGTCGCCATCGACGATCCTGAGCACGGCGCCGGCCACTGGCCGTCCCGCCGAGCCGAGCAGCTGCGCCCGCTCGCCATCCAGCGCGCGGCGGTGATCCTCGGCATCGAGCACCGAAATGACACTGTGCGTCTCGGTCATGCCGTAGATCTGCACGAAATCGCAGCCGTAGCGCTGCGCGGCGGCGCGCAGTGTGTCCTCGGTGACTGGCGAAGCGCCGTAGATGATGCTGCGCAAACCATCGAAATCGCGGCGCCTGCCGCCGCAGGCACTAAGGCAGGCGCGGATCATCGCCGGGACCAGCACCGCATGCGCCACATTGCCGCAGGCCATCAGGTCCTCCGTGACGGCCGGAGAGAATTCCCGCCGCAGCAACAGGCTGGCCCCCCGGTACACCGACCACAGCGACGCGAAAATTCCGCCGACGTGAAACAACGGCAAGGCCTGGTAGACGCTTTCGCCGGGCCGCGGCATCAGGTCCACCGCTGCCATCAGCCCGAACTGCTGACCGAGGCAGTTGTGCTCGGTCAGCACCACGCCCTTGGGGCGGCCGGTCGTACCGGAGGTGTAAACCTGCAGGTAGGCACGCCCGATGTCGGCCGGCGGCGGACGGTCTTCATCGCCCTGCGCCTGCAGCCAGGACTCGAACGAACCCCAGCCTTCTTCCGCCGGACCCAGCAGCAGCCGTGCCGCCGGCGCGACCCGGACCGGAATCCGTCCCACCAGCGCCGACGCGAACTCCGCCTCGGCGATCACCGCGCAACAATCGCTGTCCTCGAGTATCCACCCCATTTCCGACGGCGCAAGCCGGTGGTTGACCGGCACGATCACCGGGCCACCCTTCAGTGCCGCCAGGATCAGCAACAGCACCTCCGTGCGGTTGCGCGACACCACGGCGACACGATCGGTCTCGCCGAGCCCCAGAGCGCGGAAGCCGTTGATCAGCCGGCGCACGCGCTCGGCCGCTTCGGCATAACCCATGCTTCCGAGTTCGCTATCCACCAGCGCCCGCGACGGCGCATGCTGGACGTGATGGTCGAAAGCGCTGAAGGCGCGGAACGGAACGACCATGGCCTAGCCCCCCATCAGGCCGATCAGGCGCCGGGCAAGGTTGCCGTAGGGCGGGTACAGCAGCTTCAGGCCAGTGAACGAACCCAGTCCACGCTGCATGAACACCGGCTTGAGATGGGAAAACGTCTCGAAGCCTTCCTGGCCGTGGTAGCGGCCGAAACCGCTGGCACCCACGCCACCGAAAGGAAGATCGACCTGCAGGAACTGCAGCATCACGTCGTTGATCGACACGCCGCCCGACACGGTCCGATCCAGGACCGCGCGCTGCCGTTCCGACGAGCGTCCAAAGTAGTAGAGCCCCAGGGGGCGCTCGCCGGCGTTGACGCGCCGGATCGCATCGTCGAGGCCGTCGTGCTCGAACACCGGCAAGACCGGCCCGAAGATTTCCTCGCGCATGATCCGCGAGTCGGGCGGCGGATTGATCACCAGGGTCAGCGGGAACTTGCGCGCCGCCGCGTGATCGGGCGTGTGCTGCTCGATCTCCTGGATCACGGCACCCGCCTCGCGTGCACCCTGTACCAGCGACTGCAGCCGCTCGTAGGCGCGGGGATCGATCACCGAGCTATAGCTGCTTTCGCCGGCACCGCGCGGGAAATGCGCCAAGTAGTGCCGCGACAGCGCGCTGGCGAATGCCGCCAGGCTGCCCTTGGGCAGCAGGACATAGTCGGGCGCCACGCAGGTCTGCCCGGCATTGAAGGTCTTGCCCCAGAGGATGCGGTGCGCCGCTTCCTCGATCGGGTAGTCGGCGTCGACGATGACCGGGCACTTGCCACCCAGCTCAAGCGTGACGGGAGTCAGGTTCTGCGCGGCGGCAGCCATCACCATCCGTCCCACGCGGGTCGACCCGGTGAACAGCAGGTGATCGAACGGCAGGCTGGAGAACGCGGCGGCGACGCCGGCATCGCCGCCGATGATTGCGATCTCGCTCTCGTCGAAGGCCAGCGCGATCAGCCGCTTCAGGGTCTCGGTGGTTGCCGGGGTCAGTTCCGACATCTTGACCATGGCGCGGTTGCCGGCCGCCAGGGCCGAGGCCAGCGGCGCTACGGCGAGATTCACCGGATAGTTCCACGGCGCCATCACGCCGACCACGCCCAGCGGTTGCGGCAGCACGCTATTGGAGCCTGGCAGGAACCAGATCGACGTCGAGCGCCGGCGCGATCGCATCCAGCGGCGCAGGTTGCGGATCGCATAGTGGATGTTGGCGACGGTGCCGCCGATCTCGGCAATGCGCGATTCCTCGGTCGAGCGATGACCGAAATCCTGCGCCACCGCCTGGATGATCGCCGGCGCATTTTCGACGATCAGCGCATGCAGGCGCCGCAGCCGGTCGATGCGCACCTGCAACGGCGGATTGCTGTCGCGCTCGAAAGCCATGCGCTGCGCATTGAATATCGCTCGCAGGGAGGATTGCCTCGTCGAACCCGCAATATCCCTTTCGATGGAAACTGCACTCATTTTCCGGCACTCCTGCTTTGCGATGATGCGCACACTCTCGCGGATGCCGCCGGCCACTTCCCCGATCGAAAGGTCTGCCCATAAAAAAAACCCAGTCGATGGGCTCGTCCTGGGCCAAGTGGGGGAAGGGATTCCTGCAGGCGGCAAAGGCAAGCCAGCCGCCGCCGGCGACGCTTCAGTCCAGCGGCTTGGCGCGCAGCAGCAACACCACCGCCACGGACAGGGTCACGGCGCCCAGCAGCGCCGGAAAGAAAGCCACCGCGCCTGCGAGGCTGGCTTCGCCCAGGCGATTGGCCTGCAGCGTCAAGCCGTGGTTCGGCGCGAACATGCCGAACAGGTAGAAACAGAAGTT includes these proteins:
- a CDS encoding NAD(P)/FAD-dependent oxidoreductase, with amino-acid sequence MTIAATTEYEGLAHAAAGGVAELRSMNAEHIVVVGAGQAGCGIATELRKLRFGGRITLIGDETHMPYQRPPLSKAYLAGELPEERLSLVSGQRLREAGIDFRGGVRASGIDRRNRTLQLEDGSSIAYDRMAIATGGRNRALPWPEARADNVFSLRTIDDVRRMRDYWSAGKRLVVIGGGFIGLEVAATAVRAGLQVTVLEAQDRLLSRVTIPAVSDFFEKLHGAAGVTLRKNVQVVGLEGMPQVSAVVLADGTRLAADLVLVGIGLLPNTALAEVAGLEVRDGIVVDECARSSDPRIVAAGDCANHPSVWTGTRLRLESVQNAADQARTAAATLCGAATKPYRALPWFWSDQYDVKLQIAGISAPHDHLVLRGDPAFGAFTVFYFLAGRMIAADSLNRPQDHLFARRAIGGGLRVDPGRIADEAIPLSELSR
- a CDS encoding AMP-binding protein yields the protein MVVPFRAFSAFDHHVQHAPSRALVDSELGSMGYAEAAERVRRLINGFRALGLGETDRVAVVSRNRTEVLLLILAALKGGPVIVPVNHRLAPSEMGWILEDSDCCAVIAEAEFASALVGRIPVRVAPAARLLLGPAEEGWGSFESWLQAQGDEDRPPPADIGRAYLQVYTSGTTGRPKGVVLTEHNCLGQQFGLMAAVDLMPRPGESVYQALPLFHVGGIFASLWSVYRGASLLLRREFSPAVTEDLMACGNVAHAVLVPAMIRACLSACGGRRRDFDGLRSIIYGASPVTEDTLRAAAQRYGCDFVQIYGMTETHSVISVLDAEDHRRALDGERAQLLGSAGRPVAGAVLRIVDGDGMELGRGQVGEICVRAPQVMAGYWKRADATQEALREGFLFTGDAGYLDGSGYLHIVDRLKDIIVSGGENVASTEVEEVLLCFPQVADAAVIGVPDERWGEAVKAIVVCAGEELDEEQLMEHCRRHLGGFKVPRSISRVDAIPRNGAGKILKARLREPYWAGVSRRVS
- a CDS encoding coniferyl aldehyde dehydrogenase, with amino-acid sequence MSAVSIERDIAGSTRQSSLRAIFNAQRMAFERDSNPPLQVRIDRLRRLHALIVENAPAIIQAVAQDFGHRSTEESRIAEIGGTVANIHYAIRNLRRWMRSRRRSTSIWFLPGSNSVLPQPLGVVGVMAPWNYPVNLAVAPLASALAAGNRAMVKMSELTPATTETLKRLIALAFDESEIAIIGGDAGVAAAFSSLPFDHLLFTGSTRVGRMVMAAAAQNLTPVTLELGGKCPVIVDADYPIEEAAHRILWGKTFNAGQTCVAPDYVLLPKGSLAAFASALSRHYLAHFPRGAGESSYSSVIDPRAYERLQSLVQGAREAGAVIQEIEQHTPDHAAARKFPLTLVINPPPDSRIMREEIFGPVLPVFEHDGLDDAIRRVNAGERPLGLYYFGRSSERQRAVLDRTVSGGVSINDVMLQFLQVDLPFGGVGASGFGRYHGQEGFETFSHLKPVFMQRGLGSFTGLKLLYPPYGNLARRLIGLMGG